A genomic region of Leishmania braziliensis MHOM/BR/75/M2904 complete genome, chromosome 33 contains the following coding sequences:
- a CDS encoding cysteine conjugate beta-lyase,aminotransferase-like protein, whose product MSKFCPAQRLLGLSTSSIWEEMTPLANKYKAVNLGQGFPKFAPPRFLQEELKKILECSDEAPLAHQYCSPRGDAELITQLCKSYSKLFSQDVQPSNVVVTNGVTQALNAIFQAFINHGDEVVLVEPFYDAYYQDIFITDGVTRYVSLQPSSESADSWKLTREALLEVVNDKTKFILINTPQNVPGKVWDVEELQMIADVAKQFDVVVISDEVYMYLTYGKPHISIALLPGMWERTITLCSAGKTFSCTGWKIGWAVSCARLTAPIAQIVSYQTFCCSTPFQIALARAMAKAEENGFYDILRDKYAARVNQLSNILTASGLCPVNPNGGFFVLADIKKVDPKHYYDASNKSQAKDWQFCLWLTKRIGVCAIPVTAFCSEKSKPLYESYVRFACCKPQCELSTASERLQKLHEYLL is encoded by the coding sequence ATGTCGAAGTTTTGCCCTGCACAGCGCCTTCTCGGCCTTTCGACTAGCAGCATCTGGGAGGAGATGACACCACTAGCCAACAAGTACAAGGCAGTGAACCTCGGTCAGGGGTTCCCTAAATTTGCTCCTCCACGGTTCCTTCAGGAAGAACTGAAAAAGATTCTCGAATGTAGCGATGAGGCACCTCTTGCCCACCAGTACTGCTCTCCCCGCGGTGATGCAGAGCTTATAACGCAGCTGTGCAAAAGTTACTCGAAGCTTTTCTCCCAGGATGTTCAGCCCTCAAATGTAGTTGTGACGAATGGTGTCACACAGGCTCTCAACGCCATATTTCAGGCTTTTATCAATCATGGCGATGAGGTTGTTCTCGTCGAGCCGTTCTACGATGCCTACTACCAGGACATCTTTATCACTGATGGTGTGACTAGGTACGTCTCTCTCCAACCCTCCAGCGAATCGGCTGATAGCTGGAAGCTGACTCGCGAGGCTCTTCTCGAAGTTGTTAACGATAAGACCAAGTTCATTCTCATTAACACGCCTCAGAATGTTCCCGGTAAGGTCTGGGATGTTGAGGAGCTTCAAATGATCGCAGATGTGGCAAAGCAGTTTGACGTTGTCGTGATCTCAGATGAGGTATATATGTATCTCACCTACGGAAAGCCACACATTTCCATAGCGTTATTGCCAGGTATGTGGGAGCGCACTATTACACTTTGCAGCGCTGGAAAAACGTTTTCGTGCACCGGATGGAAGATTGGCTGGGCTGTGAGCTGCGCTAGGCTGACAGCGCCGATTGCGCAAATTGTCTCCTACCAGACATTCTGCTGCTCGACACCATTTCAGATCGCTCTCGCTAGAGCTATGGCAAAAGCTGAGGAAAACGGTTTCTATGATATCCTGCGCGACAAGTACGCAGCGCGCGTGAACCAGCTGTCAAACATCCTTACCGCCAGTGGTTTGTGCCCAGTTAACCCAAATGGTGGTTTTTTTGTTCTCGCTGATATCAAAAAAGTGGATCCGAAGCATTATTACGATGCTTCGAACAAGTCACAGGCAAAGGACTGGCAATTCTGTCTCTGGCTTACTAAGAGAATTGGCGTGTGCGCCATTCCTGTGACAGCTTTCTGCAGTGAGAAGAGCAAGCCACTCTACGAGAGTTATGTACGCTTTGCCTGCTGCAAGCCACAGTGTGAGCTGAGTACTGCCAGTGAGAGACTCCAAAAGTTGCACGAATATCTTCTCTGA
- a CDS encoding putative expression-site associated gene (ESAG3) has translation MDSDVYWTGADFLPFLGKFARFSPEQESDLDVAAVRAWEDYGEKKAPLYMQRLQAEMYNGTAGVKRPLLQMPPVVYSAENVCWWGQHSEGFVQCPLAYATLDHMVEVARNHASSIDVHKAASYAKISAKTLRSQLKKSFTGKQQWMVDDMLGNPNAASPYTTQAKRSRDDPLFYNVTVVRKSNPTVLLNGGMYVSRVWALRRLAKALATYMATETPVAEGEDHHTSEWWCDQGVLGQIYVRGRLYEVEHNLLAGPPLSRRTPPVPYDDRYGPPGLVGLDRRSEMATVSLALEYSKTLFHPSKYLEEQSLGSNRWWIWNKAELLLGENEPQGHSLEHLQTTRGGALVTPPLLWRSATAEDRSRGFQNEAEEDPDVVRIPFIHYAGPSKHKMFATHRHYYSWMVAARHDSRARESVTNALRKELVELWFNEERVFVNFTHMCRDPTLLSLP, from the coding sequence ATGGACAGCGACGTTTACTGGACTGGAGCCGactttctccccttcctcggGAAGTTCGCGCGCTTTTCCCCGGAGCAGGAAAGCGATTTAGACGTTGCAGCCGTCCGGGCATGGGAAGACTatggggagaagaaggcgcccCTGTACatgcagcgcctgcaggccGAGATGTACAATGGCACCGCAGGTGTGAAGCGCCCTTTGCTGCAGATGCCGCCTGTGGTGTACAGCGCCGAGAACGTGTGCTGGTGGGGTCAGCACTCTGAAGGCTTTGTGCAGTGCCCTCTGGCCTATGCGACGCTGGACCACATGGTCGAGGTGGCGCGCAACCACGCTTCGAGCATCGACGTGCATAAGGCAGCGTCCTACGCAAAGATATCCGCCAAAACGCTGCGGAGTCAACTCAAGAAGTCCTTCACGGGCAAGCAACAGTGGATGGTGGACGACATGCTAGGCAACCCGAACGCGGCGTCACCGTATACGACCCAGGCGAAGCGGTCTCGCGACGATCCGCTCTTCTACAACGTCACTGTTGTGCGCAAGTCCAACCCGACCGTGCTGCTGAATGGCGGCATGTACGTGTCACGCGTGTGggcgctgcgccggctgGCAAAGGCCCTTGCAACGTACATGGCGACAGAGACGCCGGTcgcagagggggaggatCACCACACGTCTGAGTGGTGGTGTGACCAAGGTGTGTTAGGCCAAATATATGTGCGGGGGCGCCTGTACGAGGTTGAGCACAACCTGTTGGCTGGGCCTCCGCTTTCGAGGCGGACGCCGCCAGTCCCGTACGATGACCGCTACGGGCCACCAGGCCTTGTTGGTCTGGACAGGCGATCAGAGATGGCTACTGTCTCCCTGGCCTTGGAGTACAGCAAGACCCTGTTCCACCCCAGCAAGTACCTGGAGGAGCAGTCCCTGGGCAGCAACCGTTGGTGGATCTGGAACAAGGCCGAACTACTGCTGGGCGAGAACGAGCCTCAGGGTCACTCACTGGAGCACCTACAGACGACGCGTGGTGGCGCCCTCgtgacaccgccgctgctgtggcgctcGGCGACCGCAGAGGACAGGTCGAGAGGCTTCCAAAATGAAGCTGAGGAAGACCCTGACGTCGTTCGTATTCCATTTATACACTACGCCGGACCTTCCAAGCACAAGATGTTCGCGACTCATCGCCACTATTACTCGTGGATGGTGGCCGCGCGGCACGACAGCCGGGCACGGGAATCCGTGACGAATGCTCTCCGGAAGGAGTTGGTGGAGCTGTGGTTCAACGAGGAGCGTGTTTTCGTTAACTTCACACACATGTGCAGGGATCCAACACTGTTGTCTTTGCCGTAG
- a CDS encoding QA-SNARE protein putative, with product MELIIRDRFIEFAERRTAVHTRYGRSESTVPQTPTERLFIVPLWSRLPADFEENALALSHQIDELHSMHLLFLEPKLRRKEEEDQLHTLIDKQTAEIQALLKMLEHTIVVGAQLKTTYSEEEVRIVKSIQTQLTTRFKELALQFQSVQNIFGALLRRREQKSNKYTKIGSDAAYETVQQEERVAQFLQMGITEQDIQALLIEDMQRDQTNKEIKDILDSIQEIHRMFEDLHTMVVDQGSMLDRIDYNVDKALVSVSKAQIELEKARENHGNCILM from the coding sequence ATGGAACTAATAATCAGGGACCGCTTCATCGAGTTTGCTGAGAGGCGCACCGCTGTGCACACAAGGTATGGCCGCTCTGAATCCACAGTACCGCAGACGCCAACGGAGAGGCTCTTTATAGTCCCCCTTTGGAGCAGGCTTCCCGCTGATTTCGAAGAAAAcgcgctcgcgctctctcaTCAAATCGACGAGCTCCACTCAATGCACTTACTCTTCTTGGAGCCGAAGCTCCGCcgcaaagaagaggaggaccaGCTGCATACTTTAATTGATAAGCAGACGGCTGAGATTCAAGCCCTTCTCAAGATGTTGGAGCATACGATTGTTGTCGGCGCTCAGCTCAAAACTACATACTCTGAAGAGGAAGTACGCATTGTCAAAAGCATCCAGACGCAGCTAACAACTCGCTTCAAGGAGCTTGCTCTACAGTTCCAGTCCGTCCAGAACATATTTGGAGCACTGTTGCGCCGGCGAGAGCAGAAATCCAACAAGTACACGAAGATTGGAAGCGACGCTGCCTACGAAACTGTCcagcaagaggagagagtTGCGCAATTTCTCCAAATGGGTATCACAGAGCAGGACATACAGGCTCTCCTGATCGAGGATATGCAACGGGATCAAACGAACAAGGAGATCAAGGATATCCTCGATAGCATCCAAGAGATTCACCGCATGTTCGAGGATCTTCACACCATGGTAGTCGATCAGGGGTCGATGCTGGACAGGATCGATTACAATGTCGACAAGGCACTGGTGAGTGTATCAAAGGCTCAGATCGAACTGGAAAAAGCTCGCGAAAATCACGGCAACTGCATTCTTATGTGA